GGGAAGGgggggggtggtggtggtgggggttGCTAATTAGAAAATAGGGTAGCTAGAAAAAGAATTCATGTTATATTATAATTTCCTTTACAAGGATGTATTTGATTTGCAagcaccttttttttttttttttttaatatgtataatttttttttttttaaccataTCAACTCCCTCACAAGCACAATTGTAAGGTATAGGACCTTGGTATTGATATTCTTTTGGCATGTTTTTTCTGTTCTCTAATCATTCTAGGAAATGAGGATATGTCTCTTTCAAtcaatcttcttttttgttatataaggtatttaatttttcaattcaCATTGTTATGATTTGTATCTGATCTCCATTTATGACCAAACTATGCattcacatattatatattCCTCAAGAACTCAGTGATACATAAAATCGATCTGCACATATTAAACTACGATTTTCTAGTAAAATAAGGAGGAATGCCTTTTTTTTGAGTGATGAATTTCTCACTTCtattttgtccacttacactctcttttgttcacttacaccctcttttgtttttcaatactttttactataacaaaaaagcGCATGTAAGTAGACAAAAGAAGAGTGAGAAAATcggcttcttttttttaataatacaagcgatattgggaAAGGGAgggttttctcacacacactattaAGGTGTCATGGGGGTTTGAATTTGAGACCACTGGTCTGTAAATCAAAGTCATTTTCCCCAGAATTACACCCCGTTGGTGGAGGAATGACTTCTTCCATGTAAGGGTAAGGAATCAAATATTTTCCGTTGAATATTAACCAAGATGATGAGTCAAGAGTTGTCTGGAGTTACTGGTGCAGTCGTTAATTTTTTATGGAACTTTACCAAATTTGATTACTTGGTGCTCATGAGGAAAATAATTCACAAACTATCAAGGACCCGTAACGCACATTGCATTCTATTTATCCTGTACTTTATTATAATAAagtggaaaataaaaaataaaaaattggaaaagtaACGGTGGGTTAATTTAATACTCAAGACTTCCTAAACAAACAGTAGAAACTTTAATTagattcttttttatattatctGAAAACATTAATTCGATTCTAAAGAGTATTGTGATGGAGAATAAACTATAAAATGCAATGATGGATTGTCCTATACTATACTAACCTACTACACATGTATCACTGAGTTCGATTTCCTCTCTTTCAATATCGTTTatatttgttaaaaaaaattatcaataaATTGAATAACTCAATCTCATCTTGTTACAATTGTGTGTATAATTATCATAGACACCACGTATTTGACATTGAAAGTGCACCTCAAACATCAAACAAATGGCACATCAtgatagatatatatatatatatatatatatatatatatataaattcacaagATAATAATTACTTTTGCATCTCACTTATGACGTATTGTATGTGTCAAACCCAACTTGAAGTCTTCAATGTAACCCCACCTCTGTTGGATGTGCAAATTAAGTAGCGAAAGCATTTATATATTTCCCAACCATAATTTGAGAAAATGAGACTAAAAACagcaacaaagaaagaagtcaagaattttattttctacttTTTACAACAAAGATCATCCTACTCTCAAAAGTTACTTTAACCTAGGGCTGGAATTTTAACCTAGGGTGGGAAAACATTATTAGAAGTTGAAGTCAAGAGGGTTTCAAACCCTTGACCTCCAACTCATATGGTCAACATTTTATCACTGCACCAACATACTTCCTTGTTTAAATAAGATATTATTAATGTATTTAAGAGATCAATCGGAtagaattttaaataaaaaattttaattgttagACTTACCACTctaattttttaagaaaaaacacGAAGAATTTACATGTCCAAGTTAACTAAAAATTTATCATTCGAGATAAATAAATGATATCAATATAAACTTCaatattaaaaacaatataaaatttaagGCTAGGGCTATTTCATTCAattctaaagaaaaaaaatcaaagaggtCTTACAAAATTGAGTTTATAGTGAGGGACAACGTGACGATATAGTGAGCGACAACGTGAGATGCAAAAAGCaagtttatgaaaaaaaaatgggttaaattgaattttgaagaGCAAGATGGAATTCGGAACTATCTTTTTAAGGGGTGAAACAGTAATTAAAAGTTATGTGAATTGTACTCGGGCATTAAATTCAAGGTTGGATCATTGTCCTTGAAAGAAAACTGCAACTTAAATAGAAGTCTGTGAATTGTTGGCTTTATATTGAATTAGTAGGTACAAAAACATGTACCACATGTCTAATGAACagaaaaatcattaatttgTGCAGTAAGAAGTGAAATaattgacaaaaaagaaaagttatagagctcatcattttcttcaaaattatttGACTGTAGACATAGCCAAAATAGTTGGCAAGCCTCCTAATTAGCAGATTAAATGAATAAGGAGCCTCCTAATCACCATGATCTGGGTTTTATGTATGCTAATTAAACTACATATGTAGGGGTGGTTACCAAACCCAACAACTCTATATATCCACAATCTTCAAggctctcttttttttttttttgttaagtatttgcaattcatccaattaatttcaaaaataaaattcaatacCCTTTTATTCATCAACTAGACAATTTAATTACATTGACAATTAAAGCACCAAAAAATCTTAACATGCAACATCAGTTTTTGGATGCTCTCAGCTTCTTTGCTTTTCTGAACCTAGCTTGCTTCTCTTCTTGCTGAATCAATAGCCGCTCTTTTTCATCCTCCTTCCTGCCAATCCTTTCACttttcctctcttctcttAGAATGTCATCAAAGGTGGACACCATCACACTATCCTCATCCTCCTCTACCCTAAAGCGCTTACGATgtctctccttctccttcatcACACAAGAAGGCTTCTTtggcctctctttctcttccgGATTTTGCTTTCTTACAATCTTCAAATCTCTCCCAGAACCTCTTCGTATCCCGCCGAAACCCGGATTTCTTTCTTCACTTGGCTTTGGGGTAGACTCTTTACCAAGTGCAGGTTCTCCTTTTGAAGATTTCGGAATTTCGGCATCGTCTGAGAACAAAAAGGAGTAATCCCGGGACTCTTTTATGCTTTTACACTTGAGTTTCAAATCGACAGGAATCTTGAGGCTCCTTTTACCCTGGTCTTGGGAATTTCGAAAAACCCTAGATGCCAAAACCTTTAACTCCGGCATTAAAGCTTTGCTTTCTTGAATCACTCTCTGCGCAATGGCATGGTGCGAGGGGCCAAAGAACGATCCGAAGTTGTCACAAGGCATCTTGTTCTTCTCATGAATCGAGCCGTCACGAACAgacaccaccacctcctcggCATGATTGTTTCTGATGCGTTGTTTGAGTTGCTGCCTTAGTTGAAGAAAGTCCAATTCCTTCTTCGTAGAAGAACGGAAGATCAATCGTGCCCCCATCTCTACAATATTCAAACCCTAACTTGGTTACAAAATCAcagggatgatgatgatgatgatgaaaggAAGAGAGTGTGTTTATTGTGATTTGCAAAGGGGCCAATTCTCTATTTATACATGAGCTTTGTCGGTTAGTGTTTCCAAATCCGACTAGGACTAGgagattttatatatatatatatatttttgcaaGCCAGCTAAAAGAGcgcctgttttttttttgggtttccattttttcaagttttgtaATCAAACTTTATAGGGGCAAAATGGAGAATTTCGGGAGAAAAAGGTAGGTCCCAATTAAATTCTCCATTTTGTCCTTagtaggaaaaggaaaaagaatggTTGAATGGGTGATTGGTAATTTGGTATAGGAGGAACCGAAGTCTTCAATGTAACAGTTGTACTACAGTAAAGTAACCCACCTCTTTTCCATGCAATGTGCAAATTAAGTGGCAGAAACATTTATATTAACTAGACAAAATAAGCAGCTAAAGAGAGTGATGAATTGTGCTGACATGGCATGTGGGACTCGTTGGTTTTCTATGTATAAAGCTTGAAGCCAtgtatgaaatatatatatatatatatatgttttttttttaaagaaattttaatttatataccaaaataattttttcaaatttaaaaatttttaaaaatttaaaactgcAAGTTTACACTCTCTAAGAATTGTAGGATTTAAGTcctccatttttattttgatgataaataaaatttctctCATATCATCGTCGAGATTCTTTAAAAGAGAATTGTAGACATTATATTGAATAGATAAGTATATACCCACATGGGCTCTCTTACTTAACATATGTATAGCTCATGTCTAACTACATATGACAGCCACATTAattcaaattcctttttaatttttttaaagtatttgaaattcataaaatacatcctatttatttcaaaaacacaatgtgaataaaaaaaaagtacttttATTTATCAACTAGacaatttaattacataacAAACAATTAAACCAGAAAAATCTTAATCCAAATTCAACATCAGATTTTGGATGCTCTCAGCTTCTTTGCTTTTCTCAACCTAGCTTGCTTCTCTTCTTGCTGAATCAATAGCCGCTCTTTTTCATCCTCCTTTCTGGCAATTTTTTCActtctcctctcttctcttaGAATGTCATCAAAGGTGGACACCATCACAAAAtcatcatcctcctcctcctcctccctaAAGCGCTTACgacctctctctttctccttcatCACACAAGAATGCTTCTTTGGCATCGGATGTCTCTTACCATGAACtagtctctctt
The window above is part of the Prunus dulcis chromosome 1, ALMONDv2, whole genome shotgun sequence genome. Proteins encoded here:
- the LOC117626819 gene encoding uncharacterized protein LOC117626819, encoding MGARLIFRSSTKKELDFLQLRQQLKQRIRNNHAEEVVVSVRDGSIHEKNKMPCDNFGSFFGPSHHAIAQRVIQESKALMPELKVLASRVFRNSQDQGKRSLKIPVDLKLKCKSIKESRDYSFLFSDDAEIPKSSKGEPALGKESTPKPSEERNPGFGGIRRGSGRDLKIVRKQNPEEKERPKKPSCVMKEKERHRKRFRVEEDEDSVMVSTFDDILREERKSERIGRKEDEKERLLIQQEEKQARFRKAKKLRASKN